The Zingiber officinale cultivar Zhangliang chromosome 9A, Zo_v1.1, whole genome shotgun sequence genome window below encodes:
- the LOC122019312 gene encoding thaumatin-like protein 1 has protein sequence MPNLSPATTANCGFTFNEATTLWCCCCSVSAFSVLMLPVTVLHLCCLFLSFFFFHGGESTTFTFVNMCGEMVWPGILSNAGSPALKLTGFELSIGASRAVQAPSGWSGRFWARTGCSTTGGDRGWSCATGDCGSGQVECNGAGPALPATLAEFTLSSSTAGQEQDFYDVSLVDGYNSPLLVEASRSGCATAGCAVDLSQRCPAELRPVGQSRACRSACDAFRKPEYCCSGPFASPATCRPTAYSEVFKAACPKSYSYAFDDPTSTFTCAGGADYTITFCPDSVSTSNSSSDVSSSSNSSSTSSTSSSSSTSVPRPAGGVMLADEAWLASLATGDASSSRRRPRLPLISCYSLIVVTMACFGEVVISHL, from the exons ATGCCGAACCTATCACCGGCGACGACGGCCAACTGTGGGTTTACCTTCAACGAAGCCACCACGCTATG GTGCTGCTGCTGCTCTGTTTCTGCCTTCTCTGTCTTAATGCTTCCTGTCACTGTTCTTCACCTGTGCTGCCTCTTCTTgtcgttcttcttcttccatggaG GGGAAAGCACGACCTTCACATTCGTGAACATGTGCGGGGAGATGGTGTGGCCGGGAATCCTCTCCAACGCCGGCAGCCCAGCGCTGAAGCTCACCGGCTTCGAACTCTCAATCGGCGCTTCTCGAGCGGTCCAGGCTCCCAGCGGCTGGTCCGGTCGCTTCTGGGCCCGAACTGGTTGCTCTACTACCGGCGGTGATAGAGGCTGGAGCTGCGCCACCGGTGACTGCGGTTCGGGCCAAGTGGAGTGCAACGGGGCGGGACCCGCCCTGCCGGCCACGCTAGCGGAGTTCACCCTCTCCTCCTCGACGGCGGGGCAGGAGCAGGACTTTTACGACGTCAGTCTGGTGGACGGCTACAACTCCCCGTTGCTGGTGGAGGCCAGTCGGTCAGGGTGCGCCACGGCGGGGTGCGCGGTGGACTTGAGCCAGCGTTGCCCGGCTGAGCTGCGACCGGTGGGACAATCGAGGGCATGCCGGAGCGCCTGCGACGCGTTCCGGAAGCCGGAATACTGCTGCAGCGGGCCGTTCGCCAGCCCAGCCACCTGCCGACCCACCGCCTACTCGGAGGTGTTCAAGGCGGCGTGCCCTAAGTCGTACAGCTACGCATTCGACGACCCGACCAGCACTTTTACCTGCGCCGGCGGCGCTGATTACACCATCACCTTCTGCCCTGACTCTGTGTCAAC CTCGAATTCATCAAGTGATGTTTCCTCGTCATCTAATTCCTCATCAACGAGCTCGACGTCAAGTAGCAGTTCGACGTCGGTACCAAGACCGGCTGGTGGCGTGATGCTGGCGGACGAAGCATGGCTAGCGAGCTTGGCCACCGGCGACGCGAGCTCATCGAGGAGGAGGCCGAGGCTCCCATTAATCTCGTGCTACTCATTAATTGTCGTCACTATGGCATGCTTTGGCGAGGTAGTAATATCTCATCTTTGA